From Diceros bicornis minor isolate mBicDic1 chromosome 17, mDicBic1.mat.cur, whole genome shotgun sequence, the proteins below share one genomic window:
- the LOC131415644 gene encoding olfactory receptor 6C1-like, whose translation MRNQTEITSFVLLGLSDDPKLQMVIFVSLLVTYMLSVTGNLTIITLTLLDSRLQTPMYFFLRNFSLLEVSFTTVSIPKFLGTIISGDKTISFNDCMAQLFFFILLGVTEFYLLAAMSYDRYIAICKPLHYMTIMNRSVCTLLVFASWLASFLIIFPSLMLFIQLDYCNSNVIDHFTCDYFPLIHLSCSDTKLLEIVGFSCAVFTLMFTLALIILSYVYIIRTVLRIPSSSQRSKAFSTCCSHMIVISISYGSCIFMYINPSAKDRVSLSKGVAVLNTSVAPMLNPFIYSLRNQQVKRAFMDMARKTVFFSSK comes from the coding sequence ATGAGAAACCAGACAGAAATAACAAGCTTTGTCCTCCTGGGACTGTCAGATGACCCAAAGCTTCAGATGGTGATCTTTGTCTCTCTGCTCGTCACCTACATGCTCAGCGTCACTGGGAACCTGACCATTATCACTCTCACCCTGCTGGATTCCCGCCTCCAGAcccccatgtatttcttcctcagAAATTTCTCCTTATTAGAAGTTTCATTCACAACTGTCAGTATACCCAAGTTCCTGGGCACCATTATTTCAGGAGATAAAACCATTTCTTTTAACGATTGTATGGCTCaactattttttttcattctcttgggaGTCACTGAATTTTACCTTCTGGCTGCCATGTCCTATGACCGCTATATTGCCATCTGCAAACCTCTGCATTACATGACCATCATGAATCGTAGTGTCTGCACACTCCTTGTCTTTGCTTCTTGGCTGGCTTCATTCTTAATCATATTCCCATCACTCATGCTATTCATACAGCTCGATTACTGTAACTCCAATGTTATAGACCATTTTACTTGTGATTATTTCCCCTTAATACACCTTTCTTGTTCAGACACAAAACTCCTAGAGATAGTGGGTTTTTCTTGTGCTGTATTCACTCTAATGTTCACTTTGGCATTAATAATTCTGTCCTACGTATATATCATCAGAACAGTTTTGAGAATTCCTTCTAGTAGTCAGAGGTCAAAGGCATTTTCCACATGTTGTTCCCACATGATTGTCATCTCCATCTCTTATGGCAGCTGCATTTTCATGTACATTAATCCATCAGCAAAAGACAGAGTGTCTTTGAGCAAGGGAGTTGCTGTGCTAAACACCTCAGTAGCCCCCATGCTGAACCCCTTTATTTACAGCCTGAGGAATCAGCAAGTCAAGCGAGCCTTCATGGACATGGCAAGGAAGACTGTATTTTTctcaagcaaatga